One segment of Acidovorax sp. DW039 DNA contains the following:
- a CDS encoding acyl-CoA dehydrogenase family protein has product MSDTAYLDWPFFEPRHAELARALDAWAAQNVPHSHGPDVDAECRALVQQLGAGGWLRHAVGDSAQAIDTRSLCLIRETLARHSGLADFAFAMQGLGSGAISLHGTPEQRARYLVPVAAGQAISAFALSEPDAGSDVAAMACSAQADGDHYVLHGEKTWISNGGIADFYVVFARTGEAPGSRGISAFIVDADTPGLQIAERIEVIAPHPLARLRFDGCRIPASQRVGAAGEGFKVAMRTLDVFRTSVAAAALGFARRALDEALQRATTRKMFGGVLADFQLTQAKLAHMATAIDSAALLTYRAAWLRDQGCNVTREAAMAKMTATENAQQVIDAAVQIFGGLGVVSGQPVEQLYRDIRALRIYEGATEVQQLIIGRDLLKSF; this is encoded by the coding sequence GTGAGCGACACCGCCTACCTGGACTGGCCTTTTTTTGAACCCCGCCACGCCGAGCTGGCCCGGGCGCTCGATGCCTGGGCCGCGCAGAACGTGCCCCACAGCCACGGCCCCGATGTGGACGCCGAGTGCCGCGCACTGGTCCAGCAACTGGGCGCAGGCGGCTGGCTGCGCCACGCAGTGGGCGATTCTGCCCAGGCCATCGACACACGCTCGCTCTGCCTCATCCGCGAAACGCTGGCGCGCCATTCGGGCCTGGCAGATTTTGCATTTGCCATGCAAGGGCTGGGCAGTGGTGCCATCAGCCTGCACGGCACGCCCGAGCAACGCGCCCGCTACCTGGTGCCGGTGGCAGCAGGCCAGGCCATCAGCGCGTTTGCGCTGTCGGAGCCTGATGCGGGATCGGACGTGGCCGCCATGGCCTGCTCTGCCCAGGCCGATGGGGACCACTATGTGCTCCACGGCGAAAAGACCTGGATCTCCAACGGGGGCATTGCAGACTTTTATGTGGTCTTTGCCCGCACGGGCGAAGCCCCCGGCTCGCGGGGTATCAGTGCGTTCATTGTGGATGCCGATACGCCGGGCCTCCAGATTGCCGAGCGCATTGAAGTGATCGCCCCACACCCGCTGGCGCGGCTGCGGTTTGACGGGTGCCGCATTCCGGCCAGCCAGCGGGTGGGGGCTGCGGGAGAAGGCTTCAAGGTCGCCATGCGTACGCTGGACGTGTTCCGCACCTCTGTGGCCGCTGCTGCGCTGGGCTTTGCACGCCGTGCGCTGGACGAGGCCCTGCAGCGTGCCACCACGCGCAAGATGTTTGGTGGCGTGCTGGCCGACTTCCAGCTCACGCAGGCCAAGCTGGCCCACATGGCCACCGCCATCGACAGCGCTGCCCTGCTGACCTACCGCGCCGCCTGGCTGCGAGACCAGGGCTGCAACGTGACCCGCGAAGCTGCCATGGCCAAGATGACCGCCACCGAAAACGCGCAGCAGGTGATTGATGCGGCTGTGCAGATTTTTGGCGGGCTGGGCGTGGTCAGCGGGCAGCCGGTAGAGCAGCTTTACCGCGACATCCGCGCGCTGCGCATCTACGAAGGCGCGACCGAGGTGCAGCAGCTCATCATCGGTCGCGATCTGCTCAAGTCCTTTTGA
- a CDS encoding benzoate-CoA ligase family protein: MHPSAHVDTFARDHLPPPEQQPDYLFDLPALQFGPQLNCASELLDRHVSEGRGDRIAIRAPGLSWTYAELQAQANRIANVLVHDMGLLPGNRVLLRAPNNPMLAACWFAVMKAGGIAVATMPLLRAKELKTIVEIGQVTHALCDSALAEEMQLTAAQTPLLREVRYFHDRSDTGLDASMAQASPQFDNVATASDDCCLFGFTSGTTGVPKATMHYHRDVMAICACWPPHLLRPQPDDVFIGSPPLAFTFGLGGLLLFPLSIGATAVLLEKSGPPQLLQGIQDFGATVVFTAPTSYRQLAAQGEVLRATCLRKCVSAGEVLPASTRALWKQATGLELIDGIGATELLHIFISHDESTARPGATGKPVPGYRARVVDDEGREVPPGTVGKLAVQGPTGCRYLNDERQRNYVKNGWNLTGDAYLVDADGYFHYQSRTDDMIISAGYNIAAPEVEDALLAHPAVAEAAVIGVPDEQRGQIVKAYVVLRPGHVGDASMVTALQDFVKQTVAPYKYPRAVEFATQLPRTSTGKLQRFRLRGV; this comes from the coding sequence ATGCATCCCTCTGCCCATGTGGACACCTTCGCACGCGACCACCTGCCGCCGCCCGAGCAGCAGCCCGACTATCTGTTCGATCTGCCCGCGCTGCAGTTCGGCCCCCAGCTCAACTGCGCCAGCGAGCTGCTGGACCGTCATGTGAGCGAAGGCCGGGGCGACCGCATCGCCATCCGCGCGCCCGGCCTGTCATGGACCTATGCCGAGTTGCAGGCCCAAGCCAACCGCATTGCCAACGTGCTGGTGCACGACATGGGCCTGCTGCCCGGCAACCGCGTGCTGCTGCGCGCACCCAACAACCCCATGCTGGCAGCCTGCTGGTTTGCGGTGATGAAGGCGGGGGGCATTGCCGTGGCCACCATGCCACTGCTGCGCGCCAAGGAACTCAAGACCATTGTGGAGATTGGCCAAGTCACGCACGCGCTGTGCGACAGCGCTCTGGCCGAGGAAATGCAGCTCACCGCTGCCCAAACACCGCTGCTGCGCGAGGTGCGCTACTTCCATGACCGCAGTGACACCGGACTGGACGCCTCCATGGCCCAGGCGTCGCCGCAGTTCGACAACGTGGCCACCGCTTCAGACGATTGCTGCCTTTTCGGCTTTACCTCGGGCACCACCGGTGTGCCCAAGGCCACGATGCACTACCACCGGGACGTGATGGCCATCTGTGCCTGCTGGCCCCCGCACCTGCTGCGCCCGCAGCCCGATGATGTATTCATTGGCAGCCCACCGCTCGCGTTCACGTTTGGTCTGGGGGGCTTGCTGCTGTTCCCGCTGTCCATCGGTGCCACCGCCGTGCTGCTTGAAAAATCGGGCCCGCCCCAGCTGCTGCAGGGCATTCAGGACTTTGGCGCCACCGTGGTGTTCACGGCTCCCACTTCCTACCGCCAGTTGGCTGCACAGGGCGAGGTGCTGCGCGCCACATGCCTGCGCAAATGCGTGTCGGCTGGTGAGGTGCTGCCCGCCTCTACGCGAGCCTTGTGGAAGCAGGCTACCGGCCTGGAGCTGATCGACGGCATTGGTGCCACTGAGCTGCTGCACATCTTCATCTCGCACGACGAGAGTACGGCGCGCCCCGGTGCCACGGGCAAGCCTGTCCCCGGCTACCGGGCCAGGGTGGTGGATGACGAGGGGCGGGAGGTGCCCCCAGGCACCGTGGGCAAGCTGGCGGTGCAGGGGCCCACGGGCTGCCGCTACCTGAACGACGAGCGCCAGCGCAATTACGTCAAGAACGGCTGGAACCTGACCGGAGACGCCTACCTGGTGGATGCGGATGGCTATTTCCATTACCAGTCGCGCACGGACGACATGATCATCTCGGCCGGCTACAACATTGCGGCCCCTGAAGTGGAAGACGCCCTGCTGGCCCACCCTGCGGTGGCAGAGGCCGCCGTGATCGGGGTACCCGATGAGCAGCGCGGGCAGATCGTCAAAGCCTATGTGGTGCTCCGCCCCGGCCATGTGGGCGATGCCAGCATGGTCACTGCGCTGCAGGACTTCGTGAAGCAGACAGTGGCTCCGTACAAATACCCACGTGCGGTGGAATTCGCGACCCAGCTTCCGCGCACTTCTACCGGTAAGCTACAGCGCTTTCGCCTGCGTGGCGTTTGA
- a CDS encoding ABC transporter substrate-binding protein has translation MSPFTLRLSTLAAATLLALPAVAADKVKIGLLSTLSGPGSALGIDIRDGFQLAVKQTGGKLGGLPAEVIVADDQQSPDAAKQTADRLLKRERVDFMTGIVFSNIMLAVGQPVFQNKTFYISANAGPSQYAGAQCNPYFFSASYQNDNMHEAVGKTVQDRGIKKVALLAPNYPAGKDALAGFKRFYKGEVALETYTPLNQLDYGAELSQLRASGAEAVFIFLPGGLGVNFVKQFTGAGLNKEMKLFAPGFSADEDVIRAVGEPMLGILNSSQWAHDLDNAANKRFVADFQKEYGRLPTLYAAQGYDTARLIDAAVRDVKGKTEDKDAVRKALQAARFESVRGAFKFNTNQYPVQNYYLREVVKDAQGRITNKMVGKVFESHADAYVGECKM, from the coding sequence ATGAGTCCATTCACCCTTCGCCTGAGTACCCTGGCTGCAGCCACCTTGCTGGCCCTGCCTGCTGTGGCTGCCGACAAAGTCAAGATCGGCCTGTTGAGTACCTTGTCGGGCCCCGGCTCGGCGCTGGGTATCGACATTCGCGACGGTTTTCAGCTCGCGGTCAAGCAGACGGGCGGAAAACTCGGAGGCCTGCCTGCCGAGGTCATCGTGGCCGACGACCAGCAAAGCCCCGATGCGGCCAAGCAGACTGCTGACCGCCTGCTCAAGCGCGAGCGTGTGGACTTCATGACCGGCATCGTGTTCTCCAACATCATGCTGGCCGTGGGCCAGCCGGTGTTCCAGAACAAGACCTTCTACATCAGTGCCAACGCGGGCCCATCGCAGTACGCCGGTGCGCAGTGCAACCCCTACTTCTTCAGCGCCTCGTACCAGAACGACAACATGCACGAGGCCGTGGGCAAGACGGTGCAGGACCGTGGCATCAAGAAAGTGGCGCTGCTGGCCCCCAACTACCCCGCAGGCAAGGACGCCCTCGCCGGGTTCAAACGCTTTTACAAGGGCGAGGTGGCCCTGGAAACCTACACCCCGCTGAACCAGCTGGACTACGGTGCAGAGCTGTCGCAACTGCGTGCGTCGGGCGCAGAAGCCGTGTTCATCTTCCTGCCCGGTGGCCTGGGGGTGAACTTCGTCAAGCAGTTCACGGGTGCCGGGTTGAACAAGGAAATGAAACTCTTCGCCCCCGGCTTTTCGGCGGACGAGGACGTGATCCGCGCCGTGGGTGAGCCCATGCTGGGCATTCTGAACAGCTCGCAGTGGGCACATGACCTGGACAACGCAGCGAACAAGCGCTTTGTGGCGGATTTCCAGAAGGAGTATGGCCGCCTGCCCACCCTGTATGCCGCGCAGGGGTACGACACGGCCCGCCTCATCGATGCCGCGGTGCGGGATGTCAAGGGCAAGACCGAAGACAAGGACGCGGTGCGCAAGGCCCTGCAGGCCGCCCGGTTCGAGTCAGTGCGCGGTGCGTTCAAGTTCAACACCAACCAGTACCCCGTGCAGAACTACTACCTGCGCGAAGTGGTGAAGGATGCACAGGGCCGCATCACCAACAAGATGGTGGGCAAGGTGTTTGAGTCGCACGCAGACGCCTACGTGGGCGAATGCAAGATGTGA
- a CDS encoding branched-chain amino acid ABC transporter permease encodes MNAILILEQLLNGLQFGLMLFLLAAGLTLVFGIMDMINLAHGSLYMVGAYLIASIAGASGSFWLGLAGGVVATAVVGVLLELTVLRRLYHRDHLSQVLGTFAILLMANEGVRMIWGSQPMPMAMPPSLSGPVALLHGFSYPAYRLFIIGVGLVVALLLYLLITRTRLGMQVRAGASNREMAQAMGTNVRWLFTALFALGAALCAVAGGMLGPLLAVQVGMGESILILAFVVIVIGGIGSIRGALLGALLVGLVDTAGRTLVPLLFGQLLGPAAAASVAPAVASILIYVLMAAVLFWKPRGLFPAHG; translated from the coding sequence GTGAATGCCATCCTGATTCTGGAGCAGTTGCTCAATGGCCTGCAGTTCGGCCTGATGCTGTTTCTGCTGGCCGCAGGCCTCACGCTGGTCTTCGGCATCATGGACATGATCAACCTGGCCCATGGCTCGCTCTACATGGTGGGGGCTTACCTCATTGCCAGCATTGCGGGCGCATCCGGCTCGTTCTGGCTGGGCCTGGCGGGCGGGGTGGTGGCCACGGCGGTGGTGGGGGTGCTGCTGGAGCTGACGGTGCTGCGCCGCCTCTACCACCGGGACCATCTCTCGCAGGTGCTGGGCACTTTTGCCATCCTGCTCATGGCCAACGAAGGCGTGCGCATGATCTGGGGCTCGCAGCCCATGCCCATGGCCATGCCGCCTTCGCTGTCTGGCCCGGTGGCATTGCTGCACGGCTTCAGCTACCCCGCTTACCGTCTGTTCATCATTGGCGTGGGGCTGGTGGTGGCCTTGCTGCTGTACCTGCTGATCACCCGCACCCGCTTGGGCATGCAGGTGCGCGCCGGGGCCTCCAACCGCGAGATGGCACAGGCCATGGGCACCAACGTGCGCTGGCTGTTCACTGCGCTGTTTGCTTTGGGCGCTGCGCTGTGCGCCGTGGCAGGGGGCATGCTCGGGCCGTTGCTGGCGGTGCAGGTCGGCATGGGCGAGAGCATTCTGATCCTGGCGTTTGTGGTGATCGTGATTGGCGGCATCGGCTCCATCCGGGGCGCGTTGCTGGGGGCCCTGCTGGTGGGGCTGGTCGATACCGCGGGCCGCACCCTGGTGCCCCTGCTGTTTGGCCAGTTGCTCGGGCCTGCTGCAGCGGCCAGCGTGGCCCCGGCGGTGGCCTCGATCCTGATCTATGTGTTGATGGCGGCCGTCCTGTTCTGGAAGCCGCGTGGACTCTTCCCTGCTCATGGCTGA
- a CDS encoding branched-chain amino acid ABC transporter permease gives MADTPHPPSILDHALRVRIAVPLLVALALLPTLFNLVGEGFYISVASRVLIFALAATSLNLILGFGGMVSFGHAAFVGVGAYTVGILMQSGVVSAWVAWPAAFVMGGVFALVIGLISLRTQGVYFIMITLAFAQMLFYLMVSLKSYGGEDGLSLASRSHLGGWVDLADDAQFYYVVLALVAVLFYGVARLLNARFGHALQGIRENETRMAALGFAVYRTKLVAFTLAGAIAGLAGALLANQASFVSPALLQWSQSGMLMIMVILGGVGYLWGGLVGAAAFLLMEEVLVAYTIHWQFGLGAVLLAVVLLAPNGLLSLLGKFRRKPA, from the coding sequence ATGGCTGATACCCCCCATCCTCCCAGCATCCTGGACCACGCGCTGCGCGTGCGCATTGCCGTGCCCCTGCTGGTGGCGCTGGCTTTGCTGCCCACCCTGTTCAACCTGGTGGGCGAGGGCTTTTACATCAGCGTTGCCAGCCGCGTGCTGATTTTTGCGCTGGCTGCCACCAGCCTGAACCTGATCCTGGGTTTTGGCGGCATGGTCAGCTTCGGTCATGCAGCCTTTGTGGGCGTGGGGGCCTACACCGTGGGCATCCTCATGCAGTCGGGCGTGGTCTCGGCCTGGGTGGCCTGGCCCGCAGCGTTCGTGATGGGCGGGGTGTTTGCCCTGGTGATCGGACTCATCAGCCTGCGCACGCAAGGCGTGTACTTCATCATGATCACGCTGGCTTTTGCGCAGATGCTGTTCTATCTGATGGTGTCGCTCAAGTCTTACGGCGGCGAGGACGGGCTGTCGCTGGCGTCGCGCTCGCACCTGGGCGGATGGGTGGACCTGGCCGACGACGCGCAGTTCTACTACGTGGTGCTGGCGCTGGTGGCGGTGCTGTTTTACGGCGTGGCCCGGCTGCTCAACGCCCGTTTTGGCCATGCGCTGCAAGGCATTCGCGAGAACGAGACCCGCATGGCCGCGCTGGGCTTTGCGGTCTACCGCACCAAGCTGGTAGCTTTTACCCTGGCAGGGGCCATTGCGGGGCTGGCGGGTGCGCTGCTGGCCAACCAGGCCAGCTTCGTCAGCCCGGCACTGCTGCAGTGGAGCCAGTCCGGCATGCTGATGATCATGGTCATTCTGGGCGGCGTGGGCTACCTGTGGGGCGGGCTGGTGGGGGCTGCCGCCTTTTTGCTGATGGAAGAGGTGCTGGTGGCCTACACCATCCACTGGCAGTTTGGCCTGGGCGCGGTGCTGCTGGCCGTGGTCTTGCTGGCACCCAACGGGCTGCTAAGCCTGCTCGGCAAGTTCAGGAGGAAGCCCGCATGA
- a CDS encoding ABC transporter ATP-binding protein: MTEILRTEQLVKRFGGLVATDHANLSVQRGELHALIGPNGAGKTTLIHQLSGALAPTSGQVFFQGEAVTGVPIHQRVHRGLVRSYQITSVFKRLSVLDNLALAVQSRTGSSLRFWRAARAERARYEAAAAVAERIGLAAQLHRTAGMLSHGEQRQLEIGLALALEPQLLLLDEPMAGMGPDESERMVELLSSLRGQVSMLLVEHDMDAVFRLADRISTLVFGRIIATGSPQEIREHPEVKKAYLGDELEAQP; this comes from the coding sequence ATGACCGAAATTCTGCGAACCGAGCAACTGGTCAAACGCTTTGGCGGCCTGGTTGCCACCGACCACGCCAACCTGTCTGTGCAGCGCGGCGAGTTGCATGCGCTGATCGGCCCCAACGGGGCGGGCAAGACCACGCTCATCCACCAGCTCTCGGGGGCACTGGCCCCGACCAGCGGACAGGTCTTTTTTCAGGGCGAGGCGGTGACGGGCGTGCCCATCCACCAGCGGGTGCACCGCGGGCTGGTGCGCTCGTACCAAATTACCAGCGTGTTCAAGCGCCTGTCGGTGCTGGACAACCTGGCGCTGGCCGTGCAGTCGCGCACGGGCAGCAGCCTGCGGTTCTGGCGCGCAGCGCGGGCCGAGCGCGCGCGCTACGAGGCCGCAGCCGCCGTGGCCGAGCGGATCGGCCTGGCCGCCCAGTTGCACCGCACGGCGGGCATGCTCTCGCATGGCGAGCAGCGGCAGCTGGAGATTGGCCTGGCGCTGGCCCTGGAACCCCAGTTGCTGCTGCTGGATGAGCCCATGGCGGGCATGGGCCCCGATGAATCTGAACGCATGGTCGAGCTGCTCAGCAGCCTGCGTGGCCAGGTCAGCATGCTGCTGGTGGAGCACGACATGGACGCCGTGTTCCGCCTGGCCGACCGCATCTCCACGCTGGTCTTTGGCCGCATCATCGCCACCGGATCTCCGCAGGAGATCCGCGAGCATCCCGAAGTGAAGAAAGCCTACCTGGGCGACGAACTGGAGGCCCAGCCATGA
- a CDS encoding ABC transporter ATP-binding protein has translation MSTLLEVQALETAYGPSQVLFGVAFSIRQGEVATLLGRNGMGKTTTVRSLLGLTPARAGSIRFRGERIDHLAPDRIARMGLAVVPEGRQIFPNLSVKENLLAFAARRNATDNPWTLDRVVALFPRLQERFSNMGNQLSGGEQQMLAVGRALMTNPHLLILDEATEGLAPLIREEIWRCLDQLRAQGQTILVIDKYVRRLLQLADRHTIIERGQVVWQGDSPALAADPSLWHRYIGV, from the coding sequence ATGAGCACCCTGCTGGAAGTGCAAGCCCTGGAGACTGCCTATGGCCCCAGCCAGGTGCTGTTTGGCGTGGCCTTCAGCATCCGCCAGGGCGAAGTGGCCACGCTGCTGGGGCGCAACGGCATGGGCAAGACGACCACGGTGCGGTCGCTGCTGGGGCTCACCCCCGCGCGCGCGGGCAGCATCCGTTTCAGGGGGGAGCGCATCGACCACCTCGCGCCCGACCGCATTGCGCGCATGGGCCTAGCCGTGGTGCCCGAGGGGCGGCAGATCTTCCCCAACCTGTCGGTCAAGGAGAACCTGCTGGCCTTTGCCGCACGCCGCAACGCCACCGACAACCCCTGGACGCTGGACCGGGTGGTGGCGCTGTTCCCCCGCCTGCAAGAGCGCTTTTCCAACATGGGCAACCAGCTCTCGGGCGGCGAGCAGCAGATGCTGGCCGTGGGCAGGGCCTTGATGACCAACCCGCACCTGCTGATCCTGGACGAAGCCACCGAAGGGCTGGCCCCCCTGATCCGCGAGGAGATCTGGCGGTGCCTGGACCAATTGCGGGCACAGGGCCAGACCATTCTGGTCATCGACAAATACGTGCGCAGGCTGCTGCAGTTGGCCGATCGCCACACCATCATCGAGCGCGGCCAAGTGGTCTGGCAGGGCGACTCGCCCGCGCTGGCGGCAGACCCGTCGCTGTGGCACCGCTACATCGGGGTGTGA